One Amycolatopsis sp. NBC_00355 genomic window carries:
- a CDS encoding DUF2945 domain-containing protein: MADDFEKGDRVRWDAGNESSTGTIEEEITSRTHAGGRVVDASPDAPQFLVRSEKTGRTAVHRPDAIHPA, translated from the coding sequence ATGGCCGACGACTTCGAAAAGGGCGATCGGGTCCGCTGGGACGCGGGGAACGAGAGTTCCACGGGCACGATCGAGGAGGAGATCACGTCGCGCACCCATGCGGGCGGCCGAGTCGTCGACGCCTCGCCGGACGCGCCCCAGTTCCTGGTCCGGAGCGAAAAGACCGGGCGCACCGCCGTACACCGGCCGGACGCCATTCACCCGGCCTGA
- a CDS encoding pyridoxamine 5'-phosphate oxidase family protein, whose amino-acid sequence MSAEDNQIVTDIAKKVGTAMITTHQADGKLVSRPMTGQRVEFDGSAWFFVARSADMVAEVARDSRVNVGYAGSGSWLSLSGAASVVDDVARKKALWNEFVEAWFPGGPEDADVVLLKVDAQSAEYWTTPGGKPRALFEMAKARVTGSAPDPGTNETVDL is encoded by the coding sequence ATGAGTGCCGAAGACAACCAGATCGTCACCGATATCGCGAAAAAGGTCGGTACGGCGATGATCACCACCCACCAGGCCGACGGCAAGCTGGTGAGCCGGCCGATGACCGGTCAGCGGGTGGAGTTCGACGGGTCGGCGTGGTTCTTCGTCGCGAGGAGCGCCGACATGGTGGCCGAGGTCGCCCGCGACAGCCGGGTCAACGTCGGTTACGCCGGTTCCGGTTCGTGGCTGTCGCTCAGCGGCGCCGCGTCCGTGGTTGACGACGTCGCCCGGAAGAAGGCTCTGTGGAACGAGTTCGTCGAGGCCTGGTTCCCGGGTGGACCGGAAGACGCGGATGTGGTGCTGCTCAAGGTGGACGCGCAGTCGGCGGAGTACTGGACGACCCCCGGCGGCAAACCGCGGGCGCTGTTCGAGATGGCCAAGGCGCGGGTCACCGGGTCGGCCCCCGACCCCGGCACCAACGAAACCGTCGATCTGTAG
- a CDS encoding HU family DNA-binding protein, which translates to MTNKAQLIDALSERLGDDKKVAAQAVDGLVDIIIRTVNKGEKVNITGFGVFEKRARAARTARNPRTGEAVKVKKTNVPAFRAGTTFKDVISGTKKLAKAAPVKRATAASTTTRAAVAKASAPAKATSTRATTPRAAAAKPATARATATRTRATTAKPAAKATAAKATATKATATKAAPKTAAAKAPAKATAAKATTTTRAKAAAKPAAAKTAAAKKPAAAKAPAKRTSAAKK; encoded by the coding sequence ATGACGAACAAGGCCCAGCTGATCGATGCGCTGTCGGAGCGCTTGGGTGACGACAAGAAGGTGGCTGCGCAGGCCGTTGACGGTCTGGTGGACATCATCATCCGGACGGTCAACAAGGGCGAGAAGGTCAACATCACCGGCTTCGGTGTCTTCGAGAAGCGCGCCCGCGCCGCTCGCACCGCGCGCAACCCGCGCACCGGTGAGGCCGTGAAGGTCAAGAAGACCAACGTTCCCGCGTTCCGCGCCGGCACCACCTTCAAGGACGTCATCTCCGGCACGAAGAAGCTGGCCAAGGCCGCGCCGGTGAAGCGCGCCACCGCGGCTTCCACGACGACTCGTGCGGCCGTGGCCAAGGCGTCGGCCCCGGCGAAGGCCACCAGCACGCGGGCCACCACGCCCCGCGCGGCCGCGGCCAAGCCGGCCACCGCCCGCGCGACCGCCACTCGTACGCGCGCCACCACGGCGAAGCCGGCCGCCAAGGCCACTGCCGCCAAGGCCACCGCGACCAAGGCCACCGCCACCAAGGCGGCCCCGAAGACCGCGGCCGCCAAGGCCCCGGCCAAGGCCACCGCGGCCAAGGCGACCACCACCACGCGGGCGAAGGCCGCGGCCAAGCCGGCCGCCGCCAAGACCGCCGCCGCGAAGAAGCCCGCCGCCGCCAAGGCTCCGGCCAAGCGCACGTCGGCTGCCAAGAAGTGA
- a CDS encoding Ig-like domain-containing protein, producing the protein MLAACSGQNETGGTAQAVGAAGVAGTATVPGLPAATVAFGGGDQLSPKDPIVVKASGGTLQAVTVTNPQTGNAVKGDLSPDKTTWTSADNLRYGATYQAVATAVNPAGAASEQRGQVHTLKPAGVATASLFQPASGDIGVGLIIGLKFDHDITDKAAVEKSFKVTSSPAQGGGWYWVSKREVHFRPQEYWKAGSTVKLETTTFGLPIGGGVYGGQDVSATYKVHDSWVAKADGKTHQMKAFHNGQLVKTAPISMGKTVDTPPRGPTPTFNGTHTVLSKVDHTIMDSCSYGVCEGDPGYYKAPENWDVRISNDGEYLHENLKTVGVQGSDNVSNGCLNMNTENAKWFFDNFNAGDVVEITNSGGPQLSIDNGHGDWAIGWSAWQAGSALRG; encoded by the coding sequence CTGTTGGCCGCGTGTAGTGGACAGAACGAGACCGGGGGGACCGCACAAGCGGTCGGAGCGGCGGGAGTGGCCGGGACGGCGACGGTGCCCGGGTTGCCGGCCGCGACGGTGGCGTTCGGCGGCGGGGACCAGCTGAGCCCCAAGGACCCGATCGTGGTCAAGGCGTCCGGTGGCACGTTGCAGGCGGTCACGGTCACGAACCCGCAGACCGGCAACGCCGTCAAGGGTGACCTGTCGCCGGACAAGACGACCTGGACCAGCGCGGACAACCTGCGGTACGGGGCCACGTACCAAGCGGTCGCCACCGCGGTGAACCCGGCGGGTGCGGCGAGCGAGCAGCGCGGGCAAGTGCACACGCTCAAGCCGGCCGGAGTCGCTACCGCCTCGCTCTTCCAGCCGGCGTCGGGTGACATCGGCGTCGGCCTGATCATCGGGCTGAAGTTCGACCACGACATCACCGACAAGGCCGCGGTGGAGAAGTCCTTCAAGGTGACGTCCTCGCCCGCCCAGGGCGGCGGCTGGTACTGGGTGAGCAAGCGCGAGGTGCACTTCCGGCCCCAGGAGTACTGGAAGGCCGGCTCGACGGTGAAGCTCGAGACGACGACCTTCGGCCTGCCGATCGGGGGCGGGGTGTACGGCGGCCAGGACGTCTCGGCCACCTACAAGGTGCACGACTCCTGGGTCGCCAAGGCGGACGGGAAGACGCACCAGATGAAGGCGTTCCACAACGGGCAGCTGGTGAAGACCGCGCCGATCAGCATGGGCAAGACCGTCGACACCCCGCCGCGGGGTCCGACGCCGACGTTCAACGGCACGCACACCGTGCTGTCGAAAGTGGACCACACGATCATGGACTCCTGCAGCTACGGCGTGTGCGAGGGCGACCCCGGCTACTACAAGGCGCCGGAGAACTGGGACGTGCGGATCTCCAACGACGGCGAGTACCTGCACGAGAACCTGAAGACGGTCGGGGTGCAGGGCAGCGACAACGTCTCCAACGGCTGCCTCAACATGAACACCGAGAACGCCAAGTGGTTCTTCGACAACTTCAACGCCGGCGACGTCGTCGAGATCACCAACTCGGGTGGCCCGCAGCTGTCGATCGACAACGGCCACGGCGACTGGGCGATCGGCTGGAGCGCCTGGCAGGCCGGCAGCGCCCTGCGCGGCTGA
- a CDS encoding SDR family NAD(P)-dependent oxidoreductase, translating to MSELEGKRVFVTGSGAGIGKAIATLFIERGAKVVVSDLNADSAKQTADEIGAAGVANCDVTDEAQVQAAIQQAVDLLGGLDVLVNNAGIEVSSPLLQQSTESFDKIFAVNVRGTFVAMKAATPHLVESKGNIVNISSIAGIGGSPLLGSYCATKAAVIQLTRVAAVEMRPAGIRVNAVCPGFADTAMVERLVPDFEAATQVPFGDLVAAKQGRLGTPQDIAEVAAFLASDRATWITGSHYVLDGGLSASLV from the coding sequence ATGTCCGAGCTTGAGGGAAAGCGCGTCTTCGTCACCGGGTCCGGCGCCGGGATCGGCAAGGCCATCGCGACGCTGTTCATCGAACGCGGCGCCAAGGTCGTGGTCAGCGACCTCAACGCCGACTCGGCCAAGCAGACGGCCGACGAGATCGGCGCGGCCGGCGTCGCCAACTGCGACGTCACCGACGAAGCCCAGGTCCAGGCGGCGATCCAGCAGGCGGTCGACCTGCTCGGCGGCCTCGACGTCCTGGTCAACAACGCCGGGATCGAGGTCTCGTCGCCGCTGCTGCAGCAGTCCACGGAGAGCTTCGACAAGATCTTCGCGGTCAACGTGCGCGGCACGTTCGTCGCGATGAAGGCGGCGACCCCGCACCTGGTCGAGTCCAAGGGCAACATCGTCAACATCTCGTCGATCGCCGGCATCGGCGGCAGCCCGCTGCTGGGTTCCTACTGCGCGACGAAGGCGGCGGTCATCCAGCTCACCCGCGTCGCCGCGGTCGAGATGCGCCCGGCGGGCATCCGCGTCAACGCGGTCTGCCCGGGCTTCGCCGACACGGCCATGGTGGAGCGCCTGGTCCCCGACTTCGAGGCGGCGACCCAGGTCCCCTTCGGCGACCTCGTAGCCGCGAAGCAGGGCCGCCTCGGCACCCCGCAGGACATCGCGGAGGTGGCGGCGTTCCTGGCGTCGGACCGGGCGACCTGGATCACGGGCAGCCACTACGTCCTGGACGGCGGCCTGTCGGCGTCCTTGGTGTGA
- a CDS encoding LLM class flavin-dependent oxidoreductase: MKLALYLPNFRDKVTVRELGDLTALAEDLDFDSVWTLDRIIVPESSDRGEMQYPFGMLDEMGKQLPVSSRGEFLQGMPLLPWLAAKTSKVRIGMSIIDTPYRSPGVLAAELATIDHLSGGRLNVAVGSGWMPEEFAAASAAHIFPKRHKHVRETIEIMQGIWTNEVFEYHGEFADFEPAGFGAKPVQKPHPPIFFSGLKDPKRSASRIAKYNLSGWIGIQDSPEDIRRWRTEIQRELDELDTKRSVDDLEIASMIWFVITDEDVDQSPLGKGTNLLVGSAAQITDRLKRYNEAGLTMPFLWPPFQDVPVAKTLDDMKRLREEILPKIDAM, encoded by the coding sequence ATGAAACTCGCGCTCTACCTGCCGAACTTCCGTGACAAGGTGACCGTGCGGGAACTCGGGGACCTCACCGCCCTCGCCGAGGACCTCGACTTCGACTCCGTCTGGACACTCGACCGCATCATCGTCCCGGAGTCCTCCGACCGCGGGGAAATGCAGTACCCCTTCGGGATGCTGGACGAAATGGGCAAGCAGCTCCCGGTGAGCTCGCGGGGCGAATTCCTCCAGGGCATGCCGCTGCTCCCCTGGCTCGCCGCGAAGACCTCGAAGGTCCGGATCGGCATGAGCATCATCGACACGCCGTACCGGTCCCCCGGCGTGCTCGCCGCGGAGCTGGCCACCATCGATCACCTCTCGGGCGGCAGGCTCAACGTCGCCGTCGGCTCCGGCTGGATGCCCGAAGAGTTCGCCGCCGCCAGCGCCGCGCACATCTTTCCCAAGCGGCACAAGCACGTGCGCGAAACCATCGAGATCATGCAGGGCATCTGGACCAACGAGGTCTTCGAGTACCACGGCGAGTTCGCCGACTTCGAGCCGGCCGGGTTCGGGGCGAAGCCGGTGCAGAAGCCGCACCCGCCGATCTTCTTCAGCGGGCTCAAGGACCCGAAGCGCTCGGCGAGCCGCATCGCCAAGTACAACCTGTCGGGCTGGATAGGGATCCAGGACTCGCCCGAGGACATCCGGCGGTGGCGCACCGAGATCCAGCGCGAGCTCGACGAACTCGACACCAAGCGGTCGGTCGACGACCTCGAGATCGCCAGCATGATCTGGTTCGTCATCACCGACGAGGACGTGGACCAGAGCCCGCTGGGCAAGGGCACCAACCTGCTCGTCGGGTCGGCGGCGCAGATCACCGACCGGCTCAAGCGCTACAACGAAGCCGGGCTGACGATGCCGTTCCTGTGGCCGCCGTTCCAGGACGTCCCGGTGGCGAAGACGCTCGACGACATGAAGCGGCTCAGGGAAGAAATCCTGCCCAAGATCGACGCGATGTGA
- a CDS encoding acyl-CoA synthetase, with protein sequence MSLFFYLEKGASLDPAAPCLTFDGVSLSYGEVRTLSERIARALRRSGVAPGDKVGILSANDPTAFACVFGIARAGAVWCPINPRNAAGENAELLDLFDCATLIFQPGFEELVSQIAPQLPKLTTLVRLGDGDDFAPGFDAWLDAARDDPAAEAPQPDDVVALVGTGGTTGRPKGVMLTGRNLEVMSAITLMSYPFDGRPVYLALAPLTHAAGVLCFPILARGGEIVIMAKPDVGRFLELIERRRVTHTFLPPTLIYMVLGHEALDTTDLSSLQCFWYGAAPMSTTRLTEALDRIGPMAQLFGQSEAPMMISTMSPAEHRAPDGTVHTGRLASAGRPSPLVTVAILDDEGEPVPRGERGEICVRGSLVMAGYYRNPQATAEASAHGWHHTGDIGFLDGEGYLHIVDRAKDMVITGGFNVYSAEVEQAVMAHDAVRDCAVIGLPDDKWGERVTAVVQLQPGAELDATELIAFVKARVGSVKAPKQIEVWPELPRSTVGKVLKADIRSTLAG encoded by the coding sequence ATGTCTCTGTTCTTCTACCTGGAAAAAGGCGCTTCCCTGGACCCCGCGGCGCCCTGCTTGACCTTCGACGGGGTATCGCTGTCCTACGGGGAAGTCCGCACACTCTCCGAGCGGATCGCCCGGGCCCTGCGGCGCTCGGGCGTCGCCCCCGGGGACAAAGTCGGCATCCTCTCGGCCAACGACCCGACCGCGTTCGCCTGCGTCTTCGGCATCGCCCGGGCGGGTGCGGTCTGGTGCCCGATCAACCCGCGCAACGCGGCCGGCGAGAACGCCGAACTGCTGGACCTGTTCGACTGCGCCACCTTGATCTTCCAGCCGGGCTTCGAAGAGCTCGTCAGTCAGATCGCCCCCCAGCTGCCGAAGCTGACCACGCTCGTCCGGCTCGGCGACGGCGACGACTTCGCGCCGGGCTTCGACGCCTGGCTCGACGCCGCCCGCGACGACCCCGCCGCCGAGGCTCCCCAGCCCGACGACGTCGTCGCCCTGGTCGGCACGGGCGGCACCACGGGCCGCCCCAAGGGCGTCATGCTCACCGGCCGCAACCTCGAGGTCATGTCGGCGATCACGCTGATGAGCTACCCCTTCGACGGCCGCCCGGTGTACCTCGCGCTCGCCCCGCTCACGCACGCGGCCGGCGTCCTGTGCTTCCCGATCCTCGCCCGCGGCGGCGAGATCGTGATCATGGCCAAGCCCGACGTCGGCCGGTTCCTGGAGCTGATCGAGCGGCGCCGGGTCACCCACACGTTCCTGCCGCCGACGCTGATCTACATGGTGCTCGGCCACGAAGCGCTCGACACCACGGATCTCTCGTCGCTGCAGTGCTTCTGGTACGGCGCGGCGCCGATGTCGACGACCCGGCTGACCGAGGCCCTCGACCGCATCGGGCCGATGGCGCAGCTGTTCGGCCAGTCCGAGGCCCCGATGATGATCTCGACGATGTCCCCCGCCGAGCACCGCGCGCCCGACGGCACCGTCCACACGGGACGGCTGGCCTCCGCCGGCCGGCCGTCGCCACTGGTCACCGTGGCGATCCTCGACGACGAAGGCGAGCCCGTCCCGCGGGGCGAGCGCGGCGAGATCTGCGTGCGCGGCTCGCTGGTGATGGCCGGTTACTACCGCAACCCGCAGGCCACGGCGGAGGCGTCCGCGCACGGCTGGCACCACACCGGCGACATCGGCTTCCTCGACGGCGAGGGTTACCTCCACATCGTCGACCGCGCCAAGGACATGGTCATCACCGGCGGGTTCAACGTCTACTCCGCCGAAGTCGAGCAGGCGGTGATGGCCCACGACGCCGTCCGCGACTGCGCGGTGATCGGCCTGCCGGACGACAAGTGGGGCGAGCGCGTGACCGCCGTCGTCCAGCTCCAGCCCGGCGCCGAACTGGACGCGACCGAGCTGATCGCGTTCGTCAAGGCACGCGTCGGCAGCGTCAAGGCGCCCAAGCAGATCGAAGTCTGGCCGGAGCTGCCCCGCTCCACCGTCGGCAAGGTCCTCAAGGCCGACATCCGTTCCACCCTCGCCGGTTAG
- a CDS encoding TetR/AcrR family transcriptional regulator — MTSAAAVRRRTRVDKFEERRRELADAALLALADLGYARTSLRTIAEHTKFSHGLLHYYFADKVELITYCVRRYKEACVQRYEGGVGEVATPGELAGACADGLAVALGDAPLMHRLWYDLRSQSMFEEAFRDDVAEIDDSLQEMIWRNVSAYADLAGVKPNCSPSEAYALFDGLFQQALLRHLVGADGALDDLRAGVRALFPRLMA; from the coding sequence GTGACCAGCGCAGCCGCCGTGAGGCGCCGGACCCGAGTCGACAAGTTCGAAGAACGCCGCCGCGAACTCGCCGACGCGGCGCTGCTCGCCCTGGCCGACCTCGGTTACGCCCGCACCAGCCTGCGCACGATCGCGGAGCACACGAAGTTCTCCCACGGGCTGCTGCACTACTACTTCGCCGACAAGGTCGAGCTGATCACCTACTGCGTGCGGCGCTACAAGGAAGCCTGCGTGCAGCGCTACGAGGGCGGCGTCGGCGAGGTGGCCACCCCCGGCGAGCTCGCTGGGGCCTGCGCGGACGGCCTGGCCGTCGCGCTCGGCGACGCGCCCCTGATGCACCGGCTCTGGTACGACCTGCGCTCGCAGTCGATGTTCGAGGAAGCCTTCCGCGACGACGTCGCCGAGATCGACGACAGCCTGCAGGAGATGATCTGGCGCAACGTCAGCGCGTATGCCGACCTCGCCGGCGTGAAGCCGAACTGCTCGCCGTCCGAGGCCTACGCCCTGTTCGACGGCCTGTTCCAGCAAGCCCTGCTGCGCCACCTCGTCGGCGCGGACGGCGCGCTCGACGATCTCCGGGCCGGCGTCCGCGCGCTGTTCCCGCGGCTCATGGCCTGA
- a CDS encoding carboxymuconolactone decarboxylase family protein has translation MTSYPIHTADTAPEAAKEPLTVLRGAFGFVPAAAGLMANSPALLNTFFAAFGHFRGGGTFGPDERQVLLLSNAVANGSEWAVAFHTLESLADGVEPAVVEALRRGERPADPRMAALSALTRAFIGKRGHLDDADVAAFTAAGFTEEQVFEVITGVAISAMTNYTANAARPPLEAAVRPHAWTAGYSSRV, from the coding sequence ATGACCAGTTACCCGATCCACACCGCCGACACCGCGCCCGAAGCCGCGAAGGAACCGCTGACCGTTCTGCGGGGAGCGTTCGGGTTCGTCCCGGCCGCGGCCGGTCTGATGGCGAACTCGCCGGCGTTGCTGAACACCTTCTTCGCCGCCTTCGGGCACTTCCGGGGCGGTGGCACCTTCGGCCCGGACGAACGGCAGGTCCTGCTGCTGTCCAACGCCGTCGCGAACGGCAGTGAATGGGCGGTCGCGTTCCACACCCTGGAGTCCCTCGCGGACGGCGTCGAACCGGCCGTCGTCGAGGCCCTGCGCCGCGGCGAACGGCCCGCCGACCCGCGGATGGCGGCGCTGTCCGCGCTCACCCGCGCGTTCATCGGGAAGCGCGGGCACCTCGACGACGCCGACGTGGCGGCGTTCACCGCGGCCGGTTTCACCGAGGAGCAGGTGTTCGAGGTGATCACCGGGGTGGCGATCTCGGCGATGACCAACTACACCGCGAACGCCGCCCGGCCCCCGCTGGAGGCGGCGGTGCGCCCGCACGCGTGGACCGCGGGATACTCGAGCCGTGTCTGA
- a CDS encoding helix-turn-helix domain-containing protein, producing the protein MSEVGPLLKHWRGARRLSQLALASEAAVSIRHLCFLETGRANPSRAMVLKLAEVLDVPLRERNTLLLKAGFAPEYPESGLDAPSLAAVRDALDTILAQQEPFPALVMDRSWDIRHTNTAARRFFAFLQDGRAKAAPGPANVLRRMFHPDGVRRHVTNWPEVAEALVRRARREAIGGVTDERAQRILDEVLDYPGVPASLRSLDAATPVLPIVPIRYTFGDRRFDYFSTVTTLGTPQDVTLQELRIECFFPMNDETREQARRLGS; encoded by the coding sequence GTGTCTGAGGTCGGTCCCCTGCTGAAACACTGGCGCGGCGCCCGGCGGCTGAGCCAGCTGGCGCTGGCGTCCGAGGCCGCGGTGTCGATCCGTCACCTGTGCTTCCTCGAGACGGGCCGCGCGAACCCCAGTCGCGCCATGGTCCTGAAGCTCGCCGAGGTGCTCGACGTGCCGCTGCGCGAACGCAACACCTTGCTGCTCAAGGCCGGGTTCGCGCCCGAGTACCCGGAGTCCGGACTGGACGCGCCGTCGCTCGCCGCCGTCCGGGACGCGCTCGACACGATCCTGGCGCAGCAGGAACCGTTCCCGGCCCTGGTGATGGACCGGAGCTGGGACATCCGGCACACCAACACGGCCGCTCGCCGGTTCTTCGCCTTCCTGCAGGACGGGCGGGCGAAGGCGGCGCCCGGCCCGGCGAACGTGCTGCGCCGGATGTTCCACCCGGACGGCGTCCGCCGGCACGTGACGAACTGGCCGGAAGTCGCCGAAGCCCTGGTCCGGCGGGCGCGCCGGGAGGCGATCGGCGGCGTCACCGACGAACGCGCGCAGCGCATCCTCGACGAGGTGCTGGACTACCCCGGGGTGCCGGCGTCGCTGCGGTCGCTCGACGCGGCGACGCCGGTGCTGCCGATCGTCCCGATCCGGTACACGTTCGGGGACCGGCGGTTCGACTACTTCTCCACAGTGACGACGCTGGGGACGCCGCAGGACGTGACGCTGCAGGAGCTGCGCATCGAGTGCTTCTTCCCGATGAACGACGAGACCCGGGAACAGGCGCGCCGGCTCGGGTCGTGA
- a CDS encoding SDR family oxidoreductase: protein MSDIDGKVVAITGASGGIGEAVARLLAERGAAVVLGARRTERLENLAEDIRGQGGRAVVCPTDVTVREDLDRLVARAVEEFGRLDVLVSNAGISKIGPMADLDVDGWSAMIDVNLRGVLHGIAAALPVFRRQGRGHLVTTVSTAGLKITPTMAVYAGTKNAVRTLLEGLRQESTDGVLRTTAVSPGFVRTELAGSIDNLEVRAEIQRGIDEFAIAPAAVARAVAFAIEQPHDVEIGEIVLRPTVQG, encoded by the coding sequence ATGTCGGACATCGACGGCAAGGTCGTCGCGATCACCGGGGCGAGCGGCGGGATCGGCGAGGCCGTCGCGCGGCTGCTCGCCGAACGCGGGGCGGCGGTCGTGCTGGGGGCGCGCCGGACGGAACGGCTCGAAAACCTCGCCGAGGACATCCGCGGCCAGGGCGGCCGGGCGGTCGTCTGCCCCACCGACGTCACCGTCCGGGAGGATCTCGACCGGCTCGTCGCGCGGGCCGTCGAGGAGTTCGGCCGGCTCGACGTGCTCGTGAGCAACGCCGGCATCAGCAAGATCGGCCCGATGGCGGACCTCGACGTCGACGGCTGGTCGGCGATGATCGACGTCAACCTGCGCGGGGTGCTGCACGGGATCGCCGCGGCGCTGCCGGTGTTCCGGCGCCAGGGCCGCGGGCACCTCGTGACGACGGTGTCGACGGCCGGCCTGAAGATCACACCCACGATGGCGGTCTACGCCGGCACCAAGAACGCTGTCCGCACGCTGCTGGAGGGGCTCCGGCAGGAGTCGACCGACGGCGTGCTGCGGACGACGGCGGTGTCGCCGGGGTTCGTCCGGACCGAGCTCGCCGGTTCGATCGACAACCTCGAGGTGCGCGCGGAGATCCAGCGCGGCATCGACGAGTTCGCCATCGCGCCGGCCGCTGTCGCCCGCGCCGTGGCCTTCGCCATCGAGCAGCCGCACGACGTCGAAATCGGCGAGATCGTCCTCCGCCCGACCGTCCAGGGCTGA
- a CDS encoding alpha/beta fold hydrolase gives MPGFRAGLVVTIAALVAAATPAAAADDPLAPYTGQQLTWGACAFTPAADARPAECALVTVPRDWANPAAGTDLQVSISRVAATGQRLGAILVNPGGPGGQGTSLAGALAGLEPSVNQLYDLIGMDPRGTGREGSDDHGFRCQVPTGRLPTGLDARDRSAQSVALHQQSPRAIAEACQSNALTPYVTTWQTAHDMDLIRTLLGDEKLNYLGYSYGTWLGAKYASLFPEHTGKTVLDSSVNFEGRLQADFEAFPVIDQRQFDDVYLPWVVRRYGDQLGTSVAEVKAKIERIRAFYQTQGVDGDSFDRIFVGNGSRFQWYLGVLVLVLGANSLEPGGAAPSGELDAVSRSAFGVPAAQLTAAEVAAAVPDYTAVSGTRYAVACGDQPTQSAAWYKRLSDRQGPQYPLYGWLYGLSEPCGFWSDAPQHVLPNLPAEAAKNVLVVQGEFDPQTGYEQAKAASRAAGVPLVSVDDSPFHGQYALAGNPCVDGMVNTFLTKNSRPGSNTCPGVPLPDEDAVHPVTGPLGTTHSSLTTRLGDAHSPLRNEVQRKVSALN, from the coding sequence ATGCCAGGTTTCCGAGCCGGACTGGTCGTGACGATCGCGGCCCTCGTGGCGGCCGCGACACCCGCCGCGGCCGCCGACGACCCGCTCGCGCCCTACACCGGACAGCAGCTCACCTGGGGCGCGTGCGCGTTCACGCCCGCGGCCGACGCCAGACCGGCCGAGTGCGCGCTGGTCACCGTGCCGCGCGACTGGGCGAACCCCGCCGCGGGCACCGACCTGCAGGTCTCGATCAGCCGTGTCGCGGCCACCGGGCAGCGGCTCGGCGCGATCCTCGTCAACCCCGGCGGGCCGGGCGGTCAGGGCACCTCGCTCGCCGGCGCGCTGGCCGGTCTCGAACCGTCGGTGAACCAGCTGTACGACCTGATCGGCATGGATCCGCGCGGGACCGGCCGGGAGGGCAGCGACGACCACGGCTTCCGGTGCCAGGTCCCCACCGGGCGGCTCCCGACCGGCCTCGACGCGCGGGACCGGTCGGCGCAGAGCGTCGCGCTGCACCAGCAGTCGCCGCGTGCCATCGCCGAAGCGTGCCAGAGCAACGCGCTCACGCCGTACGTCACGACGTGGCAGACCGCGCACGACATGGACCTGATCCGCACGCTCCTGGGCGACGAGAAGCTGAACTACCTCGGCTACTCCTACGGAACCTGGCTCGGCGCGAAGTACGCGTCACTGTTCCCGGAGCACACCGGGAAGACCGTGCTCGACTCCAGCGTGAACTTCGAAGGCCGGCTGCAGGCCGACTTCGAGGCGTTCCCGGTGATCGACCAGCGTCAGTTCGACGACGTCTACCTGCCGTGGGTCGTGCGCCGCTACGGCGACCAGCTCGGCACGAGCGTCGCCGAGGTCAAGGCGAAGATCGAGCGGATCCGCGCCTTCTACCAGACCCAAGGCGTGGACGGCGACTCGTTCGACCGGATCTTCGTCGGCAACGGCAGCCGGTTCCAGTGGTACCTCGGGGTGCTGGTGCTGGTCCTCGGCGCGAACTCGCTGGAGCCCGGCGGCGCGGCTCCCAGCGGCGAGCTGGATGCGGTGTCCCGCAGCGCTTTCGGCGTCCCGGCGGCCCAGCTGACGGCCGCGGAGGTCGCGGCCGCCGTGCCCGACTACACGGCGGTTTCCGGCACCCGCTACGCCGTGGCGTGCGGTGACCAGCCGACGCAGTCAGCCGCCTGGTACAAGCGGCTCAGCGACCGGCAGGGCCCGCAGTACCCGTTGTACGGCTGGCTCTACGGCCTCAGCGAGCCGTGCGGTTTCTGGTCGGACGCGCCGCAGCACGTCCTGCCGAACCTGCCTGCGGAAGCCGCGAAGAACGTGCTGGTCGTCCAAGGCGAGTTCGACCCGCAGACCGGTTACGAGCAGGCGAAGGCGGCCTCGCGCGCGGCCGGTGTCCCGCTGGTGTCGGTGGACGACTCGCCGTTCCACGGCCAGTACGCCCTGGCCGGGAACCCGTGCGTGGACGGGATGGTGAACACGTTCCTCACCAAGAACTCCCGCCCGGGCAGCAACACGTGTCCCGGGGTGCCGCTGCCGGACGAAGACGCCGTCCACCCGGTCACCGGCCCGCTGGGCACCACGCACAGCAGCCTCACGACCCGGCTCGGCGACGCGCATTCCCCGCTGCGCAACGAAGTTCAGCGCAAGGTCAGCGCGCTGAACTAG
- a CDS encoding HIT family protein has protein sequence MVAGRTSAVVVRAWDDVVAIVPRGGGVTEGHVLVLPRVHVPDAGTDPAVTAAVMRRAAELMAERPAANLITSKGAAATQTVFHLHVHVVPRAAGDGLRLPWSVP, from the coding sequence GTGGTGGCAGGGAGGACGTCGGCGGTCGTGGTGCGGGCCTGGGACGACGTCGTCGCGATCGTGCCGCGCGGGGGCGGGGTGACCGAAGGCCACGTCCTGGTCCTGCCTCGGGTCCACGTCCCGGACGCCGGCACCGATCCCGCGGTCACCGCGGCGGTGATGCGCCGCGCCGCCGAGCTGATGGCCGAGCGGCCCGCCGCGAACCTCATCACCTCGAAGGGCGCGGCCGCCACCCAGACCGTCTTCCACCTGCACGTCCACGTCGTGCCGCGGGCGGCCGGCGACGGCTTGCGGCTTCCCTGGAGCGTGCCGTGA